GCCAGGCCAGTCCTTCTGTTTGCTGGGTTTGCTGAGTAGCAGCCAGGACACCACCACACCTGGCTGGTGAGCCCTGAGTTCCAGTGACATGGACCCCAACAAACCTCACCCAATAGCTACAAGGGCTGAAAGGACCCAGACTGAGCCACTGAGCCCTCTGGAACTTTAAAAGAGCCAAAcctatttaaaaaatctgattttcaatGTGTTTGCTGAGAGACTAAAAAACACATCACCTGTTCTAATCAGTCTGGAAGAGTTAAGTAAATGAGGGTATGAACCAAAAGGAATGCAGAAACTCTTCCTCTTTACAAAACAGGACTAAACTATCTCAGGTGGATTAGAAATGAGATAACTGGAGTCATCATTTCATAGGATCGTGGTAAAATTGCCTTAAATATTTCAGGATCTATAATGAAGTCTTAAGTGTTGTTTTAGCTGAATTAGGAAGAGTGTGAGTGCCATGGACTAAGCAATCTTTCCAGGTACTTTATGTGGGTGAAAGCTACTTATTTTGTTTCAGAGAAACTTTTCTTTAGTAGTTTTAGACTGCTGGGCATAAGTAAACTTTTATGTTGATAACTTGCTTGTGAATGGAAAGCTCTCATGATGGTAGATGTTTATGGAGAAACTGTTCATCCTCCTTATCAATCTGACCAGACCAATACACCATTATTCATTAAATTCTCCTGTCTTTTACTGCTCTGTAATTAGGAATAGGCCCAGGCACTTTGTGTTTTTCACTACCCACAGTTGCATGGTGTTTTTGTATCAGGAGCTTATATTTAGGTGCCCATTGATGTTGTTTTTCATCCCAAGTGCTTTTGGGAGGGCGAACAGTTGATCATTATACTGAGTTTGCTGGTACCCACGAGCACACTTAACCTAGAGCAGCAAATAGTTATTGtattgcattttgttttgtgcCTCTGGGCACACTTAAGTCAATGTACATGATGGCTAGTACCACATATTGTATTTGTCTGCACCCATGGGCCCTTGGAATTGCCAGTGTGAGGGAATTGGTGAATTAACTAGTGGTATGCTGGTGTACTTACTTCAAGAGCAATGCTACTGTTAATTGCTAAACTTAAACCTAATCATAATACAAAATAACAGAAGTGCTGCAAGAATCCCGATTCACACAGAAAAGGAATAGTGACATTTGCTTGATTCTAAGCTTGTTTATTGCCAAAACTGAGGATGTTTTAGGGCAGAAGTCTCTGATGGCTAATTGTCCTTCTTTCCCTCCCTGTTTTACAGTTGGCACAGAGCTCCCTGTTCTCGTCAAGCTTCTACTCGCACAAAATCCAGTCCAAGGCCGGTGTTTACTCTGCTCATTAGTGAAATTACCACCAGGTGTTGTGTGAGAtggaggctgctctgcttcAGCACCACAGCAACCTCAGTGCTAAACTCTGAGTGGAAATGGTGCAGCACATAGTGCTGACACACTAAAATTACCATTCCGTCCTCACAGCATGTTCAAACAACACTGGCTGTCTCCATGCTGACTTGGCAACACCACAACTGGCTTTGGGATGCATATTGTGGATCACTACAAAATTTCTTCGAGTGATCCACAATatacatttcttcttcttttgttaGCCTGTGTCTAGTCAGGTCCTCTCAGAACTGCTGAAAAATGGTAATTAAATGGTAAGCCTGAGTCTCAAGTCACACTCAAGGCATGGATGAGCTGAACTTCAGTGGTGCTGGGAGCCAATTTTTGCACTTGAAGAAATATAAAGTGGGAGTCTTAAATACTCTCAGCAGAAGCTATTAATGCAGGGTACTGGATTAACCTTTTCTAGCAGTAGAGTCCTCTGTCCTTACTAATAGCTCTTTCTTTTTATGAGATTCTTTGGgcggttttttggggtttcttttttggtttccttttcttttcttttgtaaacactccttgagctctggcagccctgggaccgtgaccactgccctgggagccTGTTTAGTGCCCGACCATCCTCTGGGGgaagcatctttttttttgctctatTTGCCTAAACCTCCCGTGACACGCCTCCAGCCGTTCTCTCACTGGTATCAGAGAGCAGACATCGGAGCTACTCCTGCGCTGCCCCTCACGAGGAACTTGTAGGCTGTGATGAGGTTTCCCCTCATTCTTCTTCATGCTGAACACGCTAGGTGGgctttggtgtttgtttgttttgggttttttttaatgaggtgGCCTCGTTTTTTCTGGTAGCGGAAACGGGAGAGAGGCGTCACAGAGCTTTGGCAAGGATGTCTTTGCTAGCGGCTTCTCCGGGTGAGCTACCCGGGACTCCGGACTCACGGAGCTCCGCCGTGACGGACCCGCCGGACCGGGCCCGGACGGCTCCGGCTCCCGGCAGCTCCCGCGCTCGCGCATGCGCGGCCAGGGCCGCACCACCGTCCCCGCGCTTGGGGGGAGCACGGCTCTGAGAGCTGCCGTCGTCGCCGCCGGTTCCGAGAACGCCCCGGCCGATCTCCGGCTGTAAGCGACAGGCGCCCgctggggcagggccggggctccaCGCTCTCCCGCATTCCGAGCGCCCCGCCGGAGTTCGCTGCCCCCCTCGGCCACCTGGAATGGTTCggcccgcggcccggcccggcctctGAGGAGCCGCGGCCGCCATTTTGTGCGGCGGCGGGTAGAGTGCGGTGGAGGGGGTGTTGAGGAGTTTTTGGGGACGTCGCTCCCTTTCCTGGCTggtgagcggggccggggggcgctGAGGTGGGTGGAGCCGCATCCGGAGGTTGTGGGCTCGGGCGGGTCCGGCAGGCCGCGAGGCcggcaggggctgtgctcccGGCTCCGCGGAGCTAGCCCATGGCGCCCCTGGGAATTTCCGTCGTGCTCGGGGACTAAGTCGCTGTTTGTACCTCCATAGCTCCAGCACCGGCCGAGGTTTACAGCAGGCCCGGAGGCTTTAGTGTTAATGAATAGCGCGTTTCGGGGCCCCCTGTTGTGTAATAAAGAGAGATTCGTGCCTCAGGCCGAAGAAGATGAAAGCCAAGTCGGGGGGATAGGGTGATCGCTTACgccttctttttcccttttgtacTTCAGTAACTTCCAGCGAAGATGTCGGAGTATATCCGGGTGACGGAGGACGAGAACGATGAGCCCATCGAAATCCCGTCGGAGGACGACGGCACGGTGCTGTTGTCCACGGTGACGGCGCAGTTCCCCGGGGCGTGCGGGCTGCGCTACAGAAACCCGGTGTCGCAGTGCATGCGAGGAGTCCGGCTGGTCGAGGGCATCCTGCACGCCCCCGAGGCCGGCTGGGGAAACCTCGTCTACGTCGTGAATTATCCCAAAGGTTTGTCCTCGTGGCTTCGGTTCTCCCTTCTGGGCTGCTTTCTTTAAGGTCCCATGTTGTCTTTAAGCAACATGTTACTCTTTAACTTTCCAGTTCCCAGTGATTTATTCAGGTGTCTGTTCTGCCGAGTAGGTCTGATCCCAttgagttttttatttttttaactaccTAAACAAATACTTTAAAGACAAAGTCTTGCATTATCCTTGAAGGCTACTCTTGTATAGGCCTTCAAAGGGTACTATTTGAAGTGTACTGTAATCTCTGTACTCACAGACACTTTTCCTCAAGGCATGGTTTAGTCAGAGGTACCATTCAGAAGtgttcaggaaaggaaaaacctgaccaccctgctccatccccccaaaaaagaggggaagaaaataaattgctaGTGAAGTAGTCTTGTTAAACGTTTTCCCCACCTTATAGTGGGGAAAACATGAAATTTTTTCCAACCTTATGTGAATGTTGCTGGATAATTCTCAAGTAAACTAATGCAGTACTAACTGGGTTAATTTGCTTTTTGGAGGAGCATTCAGTTGTGGACTAGCTTTGGTTCAGGACAGTCAGATATGTGTTCCATTTAGCTCTCAACAGCTGATGTACTCTTCCTCATCACGGTTTCTGATTTAACCCCATGCAGTTCATAGTCACTGGGTCAATTTCCAGCTCTGAGGATGTCTAATGTACTTTTTTATATTCAGATAATAAGAGAAAAATGGATGAAACCGATGCATCATCAGCTGTGAAAGTGAAACGAGCAGTGCAGAAGACTTCAGATTTAATAGTCTTGGGTCTTCCCTGGAAAACCACTGAACAAGACTTAAAGGAATATTTCAGTACCTTTGGAGAAGTTCTGATGGTGCAGGTAAAATCCATTTGCAGCTCAAGTAAGGAGGGACATTGGGTAGATATCAGGCTCCTGAGAAAGCAGTAGAAACAAAGAAGCTTTATAAATTCGGACAAGATCAGAACCTGTGTCTCTTCCTAaggatgtcttttttttttttccatgagccTGTTAATTTTGGGAGAAGATGTTAAGGAATTAGAGGTTGCTGTGATAAGAATGGTTGGAAGACAGGTGAACTCTCAAACAGATTTTTACCAAATTCATTCAGTAACAACATGCTTCATACTAGTGGTTacttctggtttttgttttttttcccacctaGGTTAAGAAGGACATTAAAACAGGCCACTCaaaaggttttgggtttgttcgGTTCACGGATTACGAAACCCAAGTGAAAGTAATGTCTCAGCGTCACATGATCGATGGAAGATGGTGTGACTGTAAACTTCCCAACTCTAAGGTACTTTGGGATTTACCACTGCTTTTATTTGTACCAAACACTCCAAGTGCACCTCTCCATCAGCTGTGCACAGATTAACTGTCCGCTCTCGGATGTGGCTTTACTGTGAATGAGCAGAACAAGCGAgagcaaggaaggaaaacagggagCAGGTGGGTGAGCTGGAAGTAATTTGAAATGTTGGGAAAATCACTCATTATGTGAGGGAATGAAACACAGATAGAAATCTGTGTTTGATGTCCAGCAATACCTGCCTGACTTGCCTGTTGCATGAATAAATGCAGAATAAAGCAGATGGAATCGCTAATTTGGGGAAGAGCAGAACAAGTCTTTGAGTTCCAAACTGAACCTATAGCTTCTATTCTTGTCTCTGTGTGCAATTATCACAAAAAAGTGTTCTGCAGTGGCCTTGTCACCATCCCTGTGTTGCTCCCATGCTcattttcttgtggtttttcccccccaccTTTACCAAGGTGCAGCCATGTCCTTGgaatagcatttttaaaatatacttattTTAAGTCTTAAATTTACAATCTCAAAGTTTGTTCCATCAGCAGCTGTCAGATCAGGCTAGATTATGAGTGTCATTTCCCATCCTGTGACTCAGTTCTCGAGGACTGTAGTTGTGATGGTTTTTGCCTTCAATTCTCTCCAGCAAAGTCCCGACGAGCCCTTGCGCAGCAGGAAGGTGTTTGTTGGGCGCTGCACCGAGGACATGACGGCAGATGAACTGCGACAGTTCTTTGCCCAGTATGGGGAGGTGGTAGATGTCTTCATTCCTAAACCCTTCCGAGCTTTTGCTTTTGTTACGTTTGCAGATGATCAGGTaagtcttaaaatattttaacttcatAGACTATATTTTAGTAGCATGATAAAGTGTCATTTCTGGAACTACACATGAAATGCTTACTTGTCCACTGTCTGATTTATTGAATGGACTGAGAGTACACTTTCAGATGCAGCTGTGCAGACAGGACTTTGTACTACAGTTAGTGTAGTGATGAATGCAAAGCTAAATCACTTCAAATTGAATTAAGTACGTGCATATGCTTTCTTTGCAGGATAAATATCTGGTCAGAATTGTAGGgggtgttttgtgttttgtcttgTACTGctaacatttttgaaaaaaaggaCATCTAACATACATTTAATCAATCCCTTATTTCTTATAGGTTGCCCAGTCTCTTTGTGGAGAGGACTTGATCATTAAAGGAATCAGCGTACATATATCCAATGCTGAACCTAAACACAATAGCAGTAGACAGTTAGAGAGAGGTGGAAGATTTGGTGGTAACCCGGGAGGCTTTGGGAATCAGGGGGGATTTGGTAACAGTAGAGGAGGTGGGGGAGGACTGGGCAACAACCAGGGCAGCAACATGGGCGGGGGTATGAACTTCGGGGCCTTTAGCATCAACCCTGCCATGATGGCAGCAGCGCAGGccgccctgcagagcagctgggggatGATGGGCATGCTGGCCAGCCAGCAGAACCAGTCAGGGCCCTCGGGGAACAACCAGCCTCAGGGCAACATGCAGCGGGAGCAGAACCAGGGCTTTAGTTCAGGCAACAACTCATACGGAGGGTCCAACTCGGGGGCAGCGATaggctggggctcagcctcCAACCCCGGCTCCAGCAGCGGGTTCAACGGGGGCTTTGGTTCAAGCATGGATTCCAAGTCGTCAGGCTGGGGAATGTAGACGCAGTGGGCTCTGATACTGACTCTATGGTGGGAAATCAAATTTTTTAACTCATGGTAAGTATACTGTAAATTACGTATATGCTAAAATTTTCCAAATGAATTTGTTCAGTGTGCAGTATATTCAGCagtatttttgacatttttcttttctaaaaaaaaaaaagaaaaaaaagaaaaagaaaagaaaggtaaaaGGAATTTTCTAAGTTTTGTTACATATCTAGTTGGAATTCTGAATGTTTGGAAGTGGACTGCTGTTTGCCCGATAGGTGAACTAACACTACAGTCTATAGGAAAGGTTTCTCCTGTAATACTTTACCCCTTGTTTCCTGGTTACATGAATTCTTTGCATGTTCAAAATGGAACCATTGGTCAGAAACAGCATTCTCTCcctcttgtttttaatttgatCCCACCATAAGACTCTCCAAGCGCCCCGTTGGACAACACAGTgtcatttttgtttgtgttcgtttgttttttttaacgCTGTCTCCCCTCCATACTAAAGTACGATATGAAGGCTTCATTTAATCTCCGCAGTTCATCTCATTTCAAATGTGTATGGAAGAAGCACTTCATTGAAAGCAGTGCTGTAAATATTCTGCCTTAGGAATACTTCTGTCTACATGCTTTCTCATCCAAGAATTCTTCATCACACCGCACATGCTGCGTCTTAGACGGTGGGTGTTCCATTTTTATCCGCTACTCTTTATTTCATGGAGTCGTATCAACGCTGTGAACGCAAGGCTGTGAGATGGAACCAGAAGGCTGTTTGAACTTTTGAAACCATGTGTGGGATTGGTGGTGGTGCCGAGGCATGAGAGGGCTGGTATGTGCGAGATAAAGGAGCGAGCGCATGCAGAGACCTGGTGGTGCattaatgggattttatttgACTTGGCGAGATGTCTCTCGATCCTGTGGCTTTGGTGAGAGAGTGTGCGGAGAGCAATGATAGCAGATAACGTACGAGTGTTTATTGCATTCAAAGGACATCCACATGTGGAAGACTTTTAAGTGGGTTCTCTACCTAGTTAATCAATTAGTTGAATGTGTTACGTGAAATggaatatttgtatttcttttcccttatgTCAACTGCTGTGAATGCTGTAtggtgtgtgttttttttctgttaatgatCTGTAAGTGTGGTAATGTGACCTGAAGATGATGGGGGTTTGTGATGAGAACATTGAGCTTGTGGTGTGCTTTGCAGTAGCTCTTTTAGCAGACATCACTAGAGCTCAGTGTGCCTCTCCAGGGTGGAAGTTCCATTGTCTGTAAGATATCCAAAAGAATGCTGTTTGCTGCAGTTTTGTGTTTGGATGCTTTTTATAAGATTTGTCACTGTAGGAAATTCttaaataaaactgatttaaGTAATATGTGTCTTTGTTTTGCAGCCCTGAATGCAAAGAATTCATAGCAGTTAATTAATTTTACCCTTTTGCGATGAACTTCTGTAAAGCTTTTTGCAGCCACTCGGTTTGTTTCAGATAAGCAGGTTCTAAAGGAGCCACCGCTCAGCACGTATCGATACCTGACACTCTCCTCTAAGCCACTGTAGCCTTGCACTGTGCAGTGACATAGATCTAAAATCCAGGTCCCACACCTTGGGGTGCCCGCACCTAGACTGGTAAGCAGCTCCCTCCAGATTTCATCTGTGCCAAGGAACCTTACTTGTTCTTTTAGCAGTGGAAGTTCCTTATCAGAAGTGGGTTGGGGGAAACAGAGTTGCTGTCATGGTGGATTTCTGTCCACATCTTCTTTGGGGATGGATGCTTTTAACTTGTTTTTAGATCAGCCCACTCATGGCAAACAGGCTTCTGCCACACTTCCAGCCCAGAAGAGTGCTGTTAACTCCTGTTAAAACTAGTCACAGGAAAGAGTTTCCAGATGAGTAAAGCTCTGTAAATATACACAGACTGCTAAAGTTTGAACTGAGTTATGACAGGTGCAGAGGTGTCACATAGGAGGCAGCTTCTTAACAAAGTGCAAGGCATTGGAGCAGAAACTCATGGAAGGTTATTTCCACTTGTGGTATGAGCTTGAGGAATTGTGTTGTGTACTTGGGGTTGCAGCCCACTGAAGCTTGGATCTGTATTTTTCTATACACCATAATACTGTGCTGTGAATAGTCTGAATATGGATAATTACACAGTTTTTAACCTATGTGATTTTCAAGGGAATCTTCAGTATCCCACTGAGGCTTGTGAATAGCAAAGCATctaaacagcaaacaaaactgCATGACTGAGCTTTCCAcctgcagaattaaaaaatcagtTGTGCCTTAATGTGCTTAGTTTAAAGAGGGTTTCTAAACACCCAGGCTGAGAAAGGAATCCCACACATTTGTTCATATTCCACTGAAAAAGttgcttacattttttttctgcaccttAATCAGAATAATCTCCAAACTGTCCCATCtgtgaattttgcattttagcACTTGCACTATTACCAGCTACTTCTGCTGAGTAACACTTTAAAATGGTATTCTTGGACCTCCAAAGACTAACTGTGACCCCCTGCAAGGAACCTCATGGTAAGTTTTTGTAATTAGCATGGTTTTAATTCTGTTTCAATTGCTCAGGTTTAGGTTTAAGAGACTGGTTGGCAGCACTGAGTAGTCTTTGCTAATAATTTTAGCCTTCCTTCACCTTCaaacaaaatctccttttcaaGTTACAGTATCATTTTAACTGCTTTGCATACTTTAATGTTTATAAGTGAGTAAATAAACTGTCACTGAAAATACTGAAGTGTTTGGAGTCTTAATTTTTTCTAGAGATACTTCATTTTCAGTTGCATTACTTCAGAAAGTGAAATGCTAATGAAAGAATCCAAGATACAAGAAAGAGGAAGTTTATTGTAGGGGGGGtcaatatagaaaaaaaagtttttctaaCAGTGCTAATTAGCTCCAAGAACCTGTTGTTGGATGGAAACTCCGAATGTGAAAGCTTGTTCTTCAGAAAAACAccatttttccagctgaaagcTGGAGCTCCTCAAGCAGCAGTGAtgtgcaggggcacagggacagggaaatgcCCCCACGTACAgccaggggctggtgctgcagacCTGGTGTGCCCCTGAGGGGTGGATGGAGGGATGTTGGTGCTCTGGGGGCTCTCACTTCACCTGTGCTCAGTCAGAAGCTGCAGCCCAACAAGAATTCACAGCACTATTTCATGTCACCAATGAGTCAGAAGTGACACAGATAAATCCATGCATTCACAGAAGGCTATATCTAACCCATTCCTTTTTATACTCTAGTTTGCTACATGTGGACCTAATTGGtcctttaattaaaattctgtCACCATTGGCTAATTAAGATGACATCCCTTGGGAGTAAACAACTTGTTACAAATACCAGGTGCAGATTGATTAGAATTCTTTCTCTCCAGCACCCTAAAGTTTCCCAGACTGATTCATGGAAAGCTCATCtagctttctctctctctgaccaGGCTATTGCATCCACAATTAAAGAGAAATTCATAAAGCATGCTGTAGGCAGATGGCAGCTTTGTACAGTTGAAGGAGTTCTAACAGCTGCTGGGACATTTCCTCAACCCATCATCTGCAGCATAATATGTGTAAGATTAGTACTGATGATGTCCTGCTCCACTATAACCAGTACCATTATCAAAGGGGATGAGATCATTTTTATAATCTTCATGAGTTAAATTTCTTTCTCCCTGGCCACCTTCATAGTGTTttctcaaaattcccaatttaCCCCTCAAAGATGGGATTTTTTGATCAGCTATATGGTAAGCAGCTGTCAGAACCCCACTGCCACCCACAGCTGAGCCACCTAACTTTTCTTGCCCTGTAGATAACACCACTTATCAGGGAAGCTcatcctcccttcctgcaggaactCACTCCACAAAGTGCAAAACAGCAATGGCAGCAAAAGCTGTTTAACAGTTTGAGATCTAAATACTGAATTATTGTGCTCATATGGATTAAATTAAGTTAATGATTCTAAATGTAATTCCTGGATTGTTCTGGAATGGAAAAATTGCTTGCAAATGAATATTTGATTTAGAATACAATTTTCATTAGTATTGCATCCCTTGGAAAAGTTCTGTAATCAAGAGAGACAGCATTGCTGAGGAATTtgggcacagaggaggaagTGCATTTGTTCTGAATGTAAATTAGGGTAATTGGAATATATGGATATTCTAATCTAAAAGATAAGAGGCATAATTATGCTATTACACTGTACAATGTTTCTCCCAAAACTCAGTCTTGGATCTTGACTAATTTTACAGAGTAATGAATTTAGCAGTTCAGgcattaaaaaaccaaatacaATCCACAACCCTGTACTCAGCAGCGAGGGGATTCTTTTCCTCTCACAAATCCTGCTGTAGCATGGTTCAATCTTCCTGTCAGAAACAATCCCAATCAGTTTAAAAGCAACAATTTAGTTAATTATGAAACTGTGTTTTCCAAAGAGATCTGGAATACAGGAACATTTGGCTTTTTACTCTCCTCATGGAGAACTGCACTGAGTTCTGGGCAttgctctgcagcaggcagccttAGGCATGACCAAGGCCTGTTCAACAGTAAATGATTTAACAAAACTACGATCAATAATAGAAATTACAGTCACACTGTGAGGTTAtaacattttcagttttgttagCATTCCTCTGCGCTgttaaacatttaaattaacTCACATTAGTTCTGTTATTCTGTGTTTCTACATAAACAGTGAATATGTGCATCAATTCAGACAGACTATGAAGTAACTGCTGAGGTAAGCCTGAGCCTCCCCAAACCACAATCACCTcaactgtgattttaaaattctgtaagCATACACAGTCTGGAGTATCTTCCAAAACTGCCTGCTGAGAAAGCTCAGTTCAGTTACTCAGAAATAAGTCTGAAACACTGCCTTCAGCAGGAATGTCCATGTATTACTGTTTGAACTTCCCTGGAGAGGTCTATAAtgaaagaacattaaaaattcTCACCACAGATCTTGTGAATCTGTTgtaaaatcattattttctcCCAACATAATTAGAAGCAAATCTCTAAGTAGCAGCGTCCAGGGCACCAGCAAGGCCAGATGTACACACCAGCATGCACAGACAGGAACAATTCTTTGGGGAGCATATCAAAGGACAATTGCTGCCAAATCCACCAAACTCACCTAATTACAGTATGGGAATGACAGAAATTGGTAACAAGAAAGGGCCACCTCCGTGTTTAATGCACGAGAAATTAAATCAAACGGGGTGTATTTGTTCTGGTTTACAGCAAATCTGGGAGAGAATCTTTAAAGGGGCTCTGGTAGGAAAGCAAATTTAATCGGCTTCTCCTTCTAACTGGTCTGGGAGAAAATACCtctttggagaaaagtggaaaaaaacctgattattaaacaataaaacttaaacaatattaaacaataaaacttcTTGCtgctctaaaagagatgaccaACTGAGAAAACCCCTCGGGTTGCAGCTGAGCTctctcagtctctgatcagtccctcagtgctggaaatgccacGGGCcaggctcagccacagctgcagctgccagtgcagagcaggtttTAAGAGGtctaaagaaaagggaaaaaaccacagtccagggaattctttgcctcagctacctaaactaactaaaacca
This portion of the Zonotrichia leucophrys gambelii isolate GWCS_2022_RI chromosome 21, RI_Zleu_2.0, whole genome shotgun sequence genome encodes:
- the TARDBP gene encoding TAR DNA-binding protein 43, producing the protein MSEYIRVTEDENDEPIEIPSEDDGTVLLSTVTAQFPGACGLRYRNPVSQCMRGVRLVEGILHAPEAGWGNLVYVVNYPKDNKRKMDETDASSAVKVKRAVQKTSDLIVLGLPWKTTEQDLKEYFSTFGEVLMVQVKKDIKTGHSKGFGFVRFTDYETQVKVMSQRHMIDGRWCDCKLPNSKQSPDEPLRSRKVFVGRCTEDMTADELRQFFAQYGEVVDVFIPKPFRAFAFVTFADDQVAQSLCGEDLIIKGISVHISNAEPKHNSSRQLERGGRFGGNPGGFGNQGGFGNSRGGGGGLGNNQGSNMGGGMNFGAFSINPAMMAAAQAALQSSWGMMGMLASQQNQSGPSGNNQPQGNMQREQNQGFSSGNNSYGGSNSGAAIGWGSASNPGSSSGFNGGFGSSMDSKSSGWGM